A part of Rhodamnia argentea isolate NSW1041297 chromosome 8, ASM2092103v1, whole genome shotgun sequence genomic DNA contains:
- the LOC115748226 gene encoding protein ENHANCED DISEASE RESISTANCE 4-like, whose amino-acid sequence MTDSAAPKVRLVKCPRCRELLRESADVPVYRCGGCSVILQAKYWRNDAKDTGSDIREESSIPTEKSAYGNGSEDKQSSSTRNEMMIPSSEDSSVNLNGLGERETSICHNPEQAEEAQFCNGDLNNGKSGSESGNIDVEENGELEEPCLSAAVSSHDNNQSSQIGETMEGQLKEESLPIPEANSVLEANNGAIDSKNDSPRTVSGSSSQVTEEGLAEENILASDAPLLSSGEQKEQLQTDVAIRHAFERMTSKETFASTEYVDPVSEFSDALGDMSVSPAARSSHAYEGSVSSYDAFEDQYHDRDFHKFKYPGEKMNSVPSKERRNRGKYRVNGLVGRDARVRHPDRHFALPFSSDMGLYAMKGSRWVQNGMAEPSSHVPPSRYHIGSERDELPPRIPRQPGAGYDHGSPSSQVYPEHDKLKLLKMVYELEDQLKRTCNLDEVASERVSAGFNWKEKHSRMYYDGGLLEESNSPGLNVPGYLRRSEPRNNWRSSKIPFSAEMTKRSYQYNHTHLRHFPPEYRRSEPLPPPNIYNRGLYGFHDTRNPYSPYSSCASSPQRYMDDEPSMGDSETNSNHRRYKIREFNNYFRENHHVVKRHLRPITGGAPLLTCDRCSELLQLPADFLFFKKRCHRLRCGACKAVLKFSVQNRIHIVPYVRDAEAPPPSEAEDYDDSMNRRRYPPTSHANGFPQAEPVSCSDDYGLSIGKSCSTEGDPALSAQFHALDDSTQEKMKSSLNQCRNKQNSLPGIYKSACCSGQNGMSPDAEGLPRRSNSPLHQLMGYCSVSQVFRGPEPSDAGASSSSQKKSGS is encoded by the coding sequence CAAAATACTGGAGGAATGACGCCAAGGATACAGGGTCAGATATTCGTGAAGAGAGTAGCATCCCGACAGAGAAATCAGCTTATGGTAATGGTTCTGAGGATAAACAATCAAGCAGCACACGTAATGAAATGATGATTCCTTCATCAGAAGATAGTTCTGTAAATCTAAATGGTCTGGGCGAACGGGAGACATCTATCTGTCATAACCCGGAGCAGGCAGAAGAGGCACAGTTTTGTAACGGTGACCTCAACAATGGGAAGAGCGGAAGCGAATCTGGGAATATTGACGTGGAGGAAAATGGAGAACTTGAGGAGCCTTGTTTGTCTGCTGCGGTTAGTTCTCATGATAACAATCAGTCATCTCAAATTGGTGAAACGATGGAAGGTCAGCTAAAAGAAGAAAGTTTGCCAATCCCTGAAGCAAACTCTGTGCTAGAAGCAAATAATGGTGCGATTGACTCCAAGAATGACAGCCCGAGAACGGTATCCGGAAGTAGTTCGCAGGTTACCGAAGAGGGTCTAGCGGAAGAAAACATATTAGCCAGTGACGCCCCACTGTTGTCTTCTGGCGAACAGAAAGAGCAACTCCAGACTGATGTTGCAATTCGTCATGCTTTTGAGCGGATGACGTCTAAGGAAACATTTGCAAGCACGGAGTATGTTGACCCAGTCTCTGAATTCAGCGACGCATTAGGTGACATGTCCGTATCACCCGCTGCCAGAAGCTCTCATGCTTATGAAGGCAGCGTGTCTTCTTACGACGCCTTCGAAGATCAATACCATGACAGGGATTTCCATAAGTTTAAGTATCCTGGAGAGAAAATGAATTCTGTGCCTTCTAAAGAACGGCGAAATAGGGGCAAGTATCGGGTGAATGGCTTGGTGGGTAGAGATGCTCGAGTTCGTCATCCAGATAGGCACTTTGCACTGCCTTTTTCTTCAGATATGGGGCTTTATGCCATGAAAGGAAGCAGATGGGTCCAAAATGGGATGGCAGAACCCTCGAGCCACGTCCCTCCTAGTAGATACCATATAGGATCAGAAAGAGATGAATTACCGCCTAGGATTCCAAGGCAACCCGGAGCTGGCTATGATCATGGAAGTCCATCCAGTCAAGTGTACCCTGAGCATGACAAGTTGAAACTATTGAAAATGGTCTATGAACTGGAGGACCAACTTAAGAGGACATGTAACCTGGATGAGGTGGCTAGCGAAAGGGTTTCTGCGGGATTCAACTGGAAGGAAAAGCATAGCCGTATGTACTATGATGGTGGCCTATTGGAGGAGAGCAACTCTCCAGGATTAAATGTACCTGGATATCTTAGGAGAAGCGAGCCACGCAATAATTGGCGATCCTCAAAAATACCCTTCTCCGCCGAGATGACGAAAAGAAGTTACCAATACAACCACACCCATTTGCGTCATTTCCCTCCTGAGTATCGACGCTCTGAGCCGTTGCCTCCACCTAATATATACAATAGAGGCCTCTACGGTTTCCATGACACTCGGAATCCCTATAGTCCCTACAGCTCGTGTGCCTCAAGCCCTCAGCGTTATATGGATGATGAGCCCTCGATGGGGGATAGTGAGACTAACTCCAATCACCGGAGGTATAAGATCCGAGAATTTAACAATTATTTTAGGGAAAATCATCATGTGGTGAAGAGGCATTTACGTCCTATAACTGGTGGTGCCCCACTCCTAACTTGCGACCGATGCTCAGAACTTCTGCAACTTCCTGCAGATTTTCTGTTTTTCAAGAAGAGGTGTCATCGACTAAGGTGCGGTGCTTGCAAGGCAGTGCTCAAATTTTCAGTTCAAAACCGAATTCATATAGTGCCATATGTGCGAGATGCTGAAGCGCCTCCACCTAGCGAGGCCGAAGACTATGATGACTCAATGAATAGGCGGAGATATCCGCCGACTTCTCATGCCAATGGTTTTCCACAAGCGGAACCTGTGTCTTGCTCTGATGATTACGGACTTTCCATAGGTAAAAGCTGTTCAACAGAAGGCGATCCTGCTTTGTCGGCACAGTTTCATGCTCTAGACGACAGTACACAGGAGAAGATGAAATCTTCTCTGAATCAGTgccgaaacaaacaaaacagtCTGCCTGGAATCTACAAATCAGCCTGTTGCTCTGGGCAGAATGGAATGTCCCCCGATGCCGAGGGGCTCCCCCGTCGATCAAACTCACCACTTCATCAGCTTATGGGGTATTGTTCAGTGAGCCAGGTCTTTCGAGGGCCTGAACCGTCAGATGCAGGTGCAAGTTCATCTAGCCAGAAAAAGTCAGGATCTTGA